In Vigna unguiculata cultivar IT97K-499-35 chromosome 3, ASM411807v1, whole genome shotgun sequence, a single genomic region encodes these proteins:
- the LOC114178453 gene encoding glycerophosphodiester phosphodiesterase GDPD6-like, with the protein MAFLPSFAPFVFLLLVIGCTARPFYPLPNKGDGGSRKPLQTFRPYNIAHRGSNGELPEETSAAYTKAIEEGADFIETDILSSKDGVLICFHDVNLDDTTDIANHEEFADRKRTYEVQGENITGFFTVDFTLKELKSLRVKQRYRYRDQQFNGKFQIITFEEFINIALDAPRVVGIYPEIKNPVFINQHVKWSDGKIFEDKFVETLQKYGLKGSYLSKDWLRQPVFIQSFAPTSLVYIANKTDLPKIFLIDDVDIPTQDTNQSYWEIISDEYLNYIKQYVVGIGPWKDTLVPVVNNYVATPTDLVSRAHAHNLQVHPYTYRNENLFLHFNFSQDPYVEYDYWINKIGVDGLFTDFTGSLHRFQEWTSKHQDDDDNNASKLLHKIALLLSSYN; encoded by the exons ATGGCGTTCTTACCCA GTTTTGCTCCTTTTGTGTTTCTATTGCTTGTTATTGGTTGCACTGCAAGGCCTTTTTATCCTCTTCCCAACAAAGGTGATGGGGGAAGTAGGAAGCCCCTACAAACTTTTCGCCCATATAACATTGCACATCGCGGTTCAAATGGAGAGCTTCCTGAAGAAACTTCTGCTGCATATACG AAAGCTATTGAAGAAGGTGCAGACTTCATTGAAACTGATATCTTATCATCCAAAGATGGtgttcttatatgtttccatgaTGTCAACCTTGATGATACTACTGACATTGCAAATCACGAGGAGTTTGCTGATCGTAAAAGAACGTATGAAGTCCAAGGGGAAAACATCACTGGGTTCTTTACTG TTGATTTCACATTAAAGGAGTTAAAGTCATTGAGGGTGAAACAGAGGTATAGATACAGGGATCAACAGTTCAATG GAAAGTTTCAAATCATCACTTTTGAAGAGTTCATTAACATAGCACTGGATGCACCAAGAGTTGTTGGAATATATCCAGAGATAAAAAATCCAGTATTTATCAATCAACAT GTTAAATGGTCAGATGGCAAAATATTTGAGGACAAGTTTGTGGAGACACTTCAGAAATATGGGTTAAAGGGTTCCTACCTTTCAAAAGATTGGCTGAGACAACCAGTATTCATTCAGTCATTTGCTCCAACTTCACTCGTGTATATAGCAAATAAGACGGACTTGCccaaaattttcttaattgacgATGTTGATATTCCAACGCAAGACACCAATCAG TCATACTGGGAGATTATATCTGATGAATACCTAAACTACATAAAGCAATATGTTGTGGGAATTGGACCATGGAAGGACACGTTGGTACCTGTGGTAAATAATTATGTGGCAACTCCTACTGATCTTGTTTCCAGGGCACATGCTCATAATCTGCAG GTGCATCCATATACTTACCGAAATGAGAACCTTTTTTTGCACTTCAACTTTAGTCAAGATCCGTACGTGGAGTATGATTACTGGATCAACAAGATAGGTGTTGATGGTCTGTTTACAGACTTCACTGGTAGCCTACATCGTTTTCAGGAATGGACCTCTAAACATCAAGACGATGATGATAACAACGCATCCAAGCTATTGCATAAAATTGCATTGTTGCTCTCCTCTTATAATTGA